Proteins from a genomic interval of Gemmatimonas sp.:
- a CDS encoding alpha-1,6-glucosidase domain-containing protein, giving the protein MRSSLRPLTAAVLLGAAGSAAAQPLSAGDCTAETHARLLQPVQGHPAAARAVWLDARTLRWPQAPLDSGRFVLYASRGASLTVRPGERVVGATDTVLLVVRTGSLAAPLAQATRHVLPGATLSLARGRPVSRTLLAAPLVLVREDGEGRVLAATHTQTARAIDALYATAAESVTLGARPTTGQRTRFALWAPTAREVAVCLHEGTGGARLVPLHPDTVSGVWEATVPDAPQGTAYRYVVDVHVPGTGIVRNRVTDPWSLALTANSAQSVVVDLDDPTLAPPGWNRRRPPALAHAVDQVIYELHVRDFSVQDERVPVAHRGRYLAFTDTASHGMRHLQALARAGVTDVHLLPVFDLASIPEIGCHTPDVRGTPAGEEQQATVMATAGSDCFNWGYDPLHYTVPEGSYASDAGAYQARIREFRQMVLALNAAGVRVGMDVVYNHTTAAGQSPQSVLDRIVPGYFHRLDADGRVATSTCCANTATEHRLMAKLMIESAVTWVRHYGVSSFRFDLMGHQPRAAMERLQRAVNAAAGTTVPLIGEGWNFGEVADGRRFVQASQRALGGSGIATFSDRARDAIRGGSALDDGVAQLRHQGWVNGLGYAPNTERQQLDTPAADRAALLEAADLVRLGLAGTLRDYRFVTASGAVQSGASLRYGDQPAGYVHTPAEVVNYVENHDNTTLFDANVLKLPRGTTMDDRARVQLLASALVLFSQGIAYVHAGQELLRSKSLDRNSFDSGDWFNSYDPTGARHGFGRGLPPRNDNAASWPLQRERLVDTALVPSPAAVRFTRAAFLDLLRIRASSTLFRLRTAGEVRTRLRFANVGRAQQPTVVAAHLDGRGLAGANFADLLYAVNADTVAHEVTVPWLAGAPLQLHPVLGAPTAADARVHSARWDRARGVLTVPPRTAVVWGRR; this is encoded by the coding sequence ATGCGCTCGTCCCTCCGTCCCCTCACCGCGGCCGTCCTGCTGGGCGCCGCCGGGTCGGCCGCCGCCCAGCCGCTGTCGGCAGGCGACTGCACCGCCGAGACCCACGCCCGCCTGCTCCAGCCGGTACAGGGCCACCCCGCCGCGGCACGTGCCGTCTGGCTCGACGCCCGTACGCTGCGCTGGCCGCAGGCGCCGCTCGATAGCGGCCGGTTCGTGCTGTATGCCAGCCGGGGGGCCTCGCTGACGGTGCGCCCGGGCGAACGAGTGGTGGGCGCCACCGACACGGTGCTGCTGGTGGTGCGTACCGGCTCCCTTGCCGCGCCGTTGGCGCAGGCCACCCGTCACGTGCTCCCCGGCGCCACCCTCTCACTGGCACGCGGCAGGCCAGTGTCACGCACGCTGCTGGCGGCGCCGCTGGTGCTCGTGCGTGAAGATGGGGAGGGACGGGTGCTGGCGGCCACACACACGCAGACCGCACGGGCAATTGACGCGCTATATGCCACCGCCGCCGAATCCGTGACGCTGGGGGCCCGGCCCACGACCGGGCAGCGCACCCGCTTTGCCCTCTGGGCACCAACCGCCCGGGAGGTGGCGGTGTGTCTCCACGAGGGAACGGGGGGCGCGCGCCTTGTACCGTTGCACCCCGATACCGTCAGCGGCGTGTGGGAGGCCACGGTCCCCGACGCGCCGCAGGGCACCGCGTATCGCTATGTCGTCGATGTGCATGTCCCCGGGACCGGGATCGTGCGCAATCGGGTCACGGACCCCTGGTCGCTTGCCCTCACGGCCAACTCCGCGCAGTCGGTGGTGGTAGACCTCGACGATCCGACGCTGGCGCCCCCGGGGTGGAACCGGCGCCGGCCGCCAGCGCTGGCCCATGCGGTGGATCAGGTCATCTACGAGCTGCACGTGCGCGACTTCTCCGTGCAGGATGAGCGCGTACCCGTGGCCCATCGCGGTCGGTATCTGGCGTTCACGGACACCGCGAGTCACGGCATGCGTCACCTGCAGGCACTCGCGCGCGCCGGTGTCACCGACGTGCATCTGCTGCCGGTGTTCGACCTCGCCAGCATTCCCGAGATCGGCTGCCACACGCCGGACGTGCGCGGCACACCCGCGGGAGAAGAGCAGCAGGCCACCGTCATGGCCACGGCCGGGAGCGACTGCTTCAACTGGGGCTACGACCCCTTGCACTACACGGTGCCCGAAGGCAGCTACGCCAGCGATGCCGGTGCCTATCAGGCCCGCATCCGCGAGTTCCGCCAGATGGTGCTGGCGCTCAACGCCGCCGGGGTGCGGGTGGGCATGGACGTGGTCTACAACCACACCACGGCAGCCGGTCAGTCGCCGCAATCGGTGCTCGACCGCATCGTGCCAGGCTACTTCCATCGGCTGGATGCCGACGGACGCGTGGCAACGTCCACCTGCTGCGCCAACACGGCCACCGAGCATCGCCTGATGGCGAAGCTCATGATCGAGTCGGCGGTGACGTGGGTGCGGCACTATGGCGTCAGCTCGTTTCGTTTCGATCTCATGGGGCACCAGCCGCGTGCTGCCATGGAGCGTCTCCAGCGCGCGGTGAACGCGGCCGCCGGCACCACCGTGCCGCTCATCGGCGAAGGGTGGAACTTCGGCGAAGTCGCCGATGGCCGGCGCTTCGTGCAGGCGTCGCAGCGTGCGCTGGGGGGCAGTGGCATCGCCACCTTCTCCGATCGCGCGCGCGATGCCATTCGCGGCGGCAGCGCCCTCGATGATGGCGTGGCGCAGCTACGCCACCAAGGCTGGGTGAACGGCCTGGGCTATGCCCCCAACACGGAGCGGCAGCAGCTCGACACGCCGGCCGCCGATCGCGCGGCGCTGCTCGAGGCTGCCGATCTCGTGCGACTGGGGCTCGCCGGCACATTGCGCGACTACCGCTTCGTTACCGCCAGCGGCGCGGTGCAGTCGGGGGCGTCGCTGCGCTACGGCGATCAACCCGCAGGGTATGTGCACACACCGGCCGAAGTCGTGAACTACGTGGAGAATCACGACAACACCACCCTGTTCGACGCGAACGTGCTGAAGCTGCCGCGCGGCACGACCATGGACGACCGGGCACGGGTGCAGCTGCTGGCGTCGGCACTGGTCCTCTTCAGTCAGGGCATCGCGTACGTACATGCGGGGCAGGAGCTGCTCCGCAGCAAGAGTCTCGATCGCAACAGCTTCGATTCGGGAGACTGGTTCAACAGCTACGACCCGACGGGCGCGCGACACGGATTCGGCCGTGGGCTGCCCCCGCGCAACGACAACGCGGCCAGCTGGCCGCTGCAGCGCGAGCGGCTGGTCGATACCGCGCTGGTGCCGTCGCCGGCAGCGGTGCGCTTCACGCGCGCCGCCTTCCTCGACCTGCTGCGCATCCGCGCGAGCTCCACACTCTTCCGGCTGCGCACGGCGGGGGAGGTGCGCACCCGACTGCGCTTTGCCAACGTGGGGCGTGCGCAGCAGCCCACGGTGGTCGCCGCCCATCTTGATGGCCGTGGACTGGCGGGTGCCAACTTCGCCGACCTGCTGTACGCCGTGAACGCCGACACGGTGGCGCACGAGGTGACAGTCCCGTGGCTGGCCGGCGCACCGCTGCAGCTGCATCCGGTGCTGGGCGCCCCCACGGCGGCCGACGCGCGCGTCCACAGCGCCCGCTGGGACCGTGCGCGTGGTGTGCTCACGGTGCCGCCACGCACCGCTGTGGTCTGGGGACGCCGCTAG